In one window of Maribacter sp. BPC-D8 DNA:
- a CDS encoding TRAP transporter substrate-binding protein translates to MKSIKILSLFILVVTFLGCEIQTDVKTLRLGHGLDVSHSVHKAMVKMGEDLLERSGGKLKLEIYPSQQLGTERECLELLQIGSLDMTKVSVGVLENFAPKMKVLGLPFLFRDRQHSFDVLDGPIGEMLLNEGEKYWLKGLGYYDAGSRSFYTMNKPIEKPDDLIGEKIRVMESATAVNMVKALGGSPTPISWGELYTSLQQGVVDGAENNPPSFYLSRHYEVCKYYSLDEHTVLPDVLLIGTYVYDKLNEQEKKWLNESVKESVKYQRILWAEAEEEALREVQKAGVKIIRPDKTLFAEKVQSIFDGYKEDEEMYSLIKQIQETN, encoded by the coding sequence ATGAAAAGTATAAAAATACTATCACTCTTTATTTTGGTCGTAACCTTTTTAGGTTGTGAAATACAGACCGATGTAAAGACATTGCGTTTGGGTCACGGTCTAGATGTAAGCCACTCTGTACACAAGGCTATGGTGAAAATGGGTGAAGATTTGTTGGAGCGTTCTGGTGGTAAATTGAAACTTGAAATTTACCCAAGTCAACAATTGGGTACCGAGAGAGAATGTCTAGAGCTATTACAAATAGGTAGTTTAGATATGACTAAGGTGTCTGTTGGTGTATTAGAAAATTTTGCGCCTAAAATGAAAGTACTTGGTTTGCCATTTCTTTTTAGAGACCGTCAACATTCTTTTGATGTGCTTGACGGACCAATTGGTGAAATGCTATTAAACGAAGGTGAGAAATATTGGCTAAAAGGCTTAGGGTATTATGATGCAGGTAGCCGTAGTTTTTACACCATGAATAAACCTATTGAAAAACCAGATGATTTAATCGGTGAAAAGATTAGGGTGATGGAAAGTGCAACTGCCGTAAATATGGTGAAAGCGTTAGGTGGTTCTCCTACACCTATTTCATGGGGAGAATTGTATACCTCTTTACAGCAAGGTGTTGTTGATGGGGCAGAGAATAATCCGCCAAGTTTTTACTTGTCTAGACATTATGAGGTTTGCAAATACTATTCATTAGATGAACATACCGTACTACCAGATGTTTTATTAATCGGGACTTATGTTTATGATAAGCTGAATGAACAAGAAAAGAAGTGGCTGAATGAATCTGTGAAAGAATCGGTAAAGTATCAGCGTATTCTATGGGCAGAAGCAGAAGAGGAGGCTTTACGAGAAGTTCAAAAAGCAGGAGTAAAAATCATAAGACCAGATAAAACTCTTTTTGCAGAAAAAGTACAAAGCATTTTTGATGGATATAAAGAGGATGAGGAAATGTATTCGCTTATCAAACAAATTCAAGAAACCAACTAA
- the uxaC gene encoding glucuronate isomerase, whose protein sequence is MIKNKTFITNDFLLENKFAQRLYHDYASQMPIIDYHCHLPPDEIANNRQFENLTKIWNDGDHYKWRAMRTFGIDEKYITGNAPDKEKFLEWGKAVPYTLRNPLYHWTHLELQRYFDIDLLLNAETASDIYDEATAKLQTSEYSCHSLIKMMNVEVICTTEDPIDSLDHHVKLKNSNFNTKVSTAFRPDKAIVISNDTYLEYLEKLSVVSNVNIDSYKSLCDALSVRLDYFAENGCTLSDHGLSYVPFRAFTDAEIENIFQKRKEKKQLSLEEDEKFQTAILLFLCEQYHSRGWIQQFHLGALRNNNARMTRILGPDTGWDSIGDYSQARTLSSFLNALDSKDKLTKTILYNLNPADNEVLATMIGNYNDGKVKGKMQFGSGWWFMDQKDGMTRQLNALSNMGLISCFIGMLTDSRSFLSYPRHEYFRRIVCNLFGQEMQRGELPQDFELVGKIIQDICYNNAKEYFKF, encoded by the coding sequence ATGATAAAAAACAAAACCTTTATAACTAATGATTTTCTATTAGAAAATAAATTTGCGCAAAGGCTCTATCATGATTATGCTTCGCAAATGCCAATTATAGACTACCATTGTCATTTACCACCAGATGAAATTGCAAATAATCGACAGTTCGAAAATCTAACCAAGATTTGGAATGATGGCGATCATTATAAATGGCGTGCGATGCGAACTTTTGGTATTGATGAAAAATACATTACCGGTAACGCTCCAGATAAAGAGAAATTTCTTGAATGGGGTAAAGCGGTACCCTATACATTAAGAAATCCGTTATATCATTGGACGCATTTAGAACTTCAACGCTATTTTGACATTGATTTATTATTAAATGCCGAAACCGCTAGTGACATATATGATGAGGCAACAGCAAAACTTCAAACTTCAGAATATAGCTGTCATAGTTTAATTAAGATGATGAATGTAGAGGTTATTTGTACGACCGAAGATCCTATTGATAGTTTAGATCACCACGTTAAATTAAAGAATAGTAATTTCAATACAAAGGTAAGTACCGCCTTTAGACCAGATAAGGCTATTGTAATTTCTAATGATACATACCTTGAGTATTTAGAAAAACTTTCTGTTGTTAGCAATGTAAATATCGATTCTTATAAGTCATTGTGCGATGCGCTTTCCGTACGACTAGATTATTTTGCTGAAAATGGATGTACATTATCGGATCACGGTCTAAGCTATGTTCCGTTTAGAGCATTTACAGATGCTGAAATTGAAAATATTTTCCAAAAAAGAAAAGAGAAAAAGCAACTGTCTTTAGAGGAAGACGAAAAATTTCAAACTGCAATCTTATTATTTTTATGCGAGCAATACCATTCTCGAGGATGGATACAGCAATTTCACCTTGGCGCATTGCGAAATAATAATGCAAGAATGACCCGTATTTTAGGTCCGGATACCGGTTGGGATTCTATCGGAGATTATTCTCAAGCAAGAACCCTTTCCAGTTTTTTAAATGCTTTAGATTCTAAAGACAAGCTTACAAAAACAATATTGTATAACCTTAACCCAGCAGACAATGAAGTGTTAGCAACCATGATTGGTAATTATAACGATGGTAAGGTAAAAGGTAAAATGCAGTTTGGTTCTGGTTGGTGGTTTATGGATCAAAAAGATGGTATGACAAGGCAGCTAAATGCGTTGTCTAATATGGGGTTAATTAGTTGCTTTATAGGTATGCTGACAGATTCAAGATCTTTTCTTTCATACCCTAGACATGAGTATTTTAGACGAATTGTGTGTAACCTCTTTGGTCAAGAAATGCAACGTGGAGAACTACCACAAGATTTTGAACTAGTTGGTAAAATAATTCAAGATATCTGTTATAATAATGCAAAGGAGTATTTCAAATTTTAA